The Dehalogenimonas sp. THU2 genome has a window encoding:
- a CDS encoding 4Fe-4S binding protein, protein MKRIIAAIKKHPWRYVAMAAGFALFVYPAAFLIRAAFWAQGSTAMPDLHKACFRMPFDWLVAGNVTNFVDRPFLIGFLGVVLVGAFFFGPLFCGWLCPVGTTSELASRTTPKKVKINLTRKVNPTAIRYGFLAAFVAVAAGAAFIPDSALASICCRYCASAQLQTLVNGIFDPSSLAYFHSGGIMVIGGWLFLGGLFWKGGRGWCLYGCPLGAISNISHSIGAKMGFTYKIKHDTSKCVECGKCEEVCPTWAINRESGQPAVNRHTCNTCLECVKECPTGSYKYTRGS, encoded by the coding sequence ATGAAACGAATAATAGCGGCCATTAAGAAACACCCCTGGCGCTACGTGGCCATGGCTGCTGGCTTTGCCTTATTCGTCTACCCGGCGGCCTTCCTGATCCGTGCCGCTTTTTGGGCTCAGGGTTCAACGGCTATGCCCGACCTGCACAAAGCCTGCTTCCGCATGCCCTTCGACTGGCTGGTGGCTGGCAATGTCACCAATTTCGTCGACCGGCCGTTCTTGATCGGCTTCCTCGGCGTTGTCCTGGTGGGGGCGTTCTTCTTTGGCCCACTATTCTGCGGCTGGCTATGCCCGGTGGGCACCACTAGTGAATTGGCTTCCAGGACGACGCCCAAGAAGGTCAAGATCAACCTGACCCGCAAGGTCAATCCGACAGCTATCCGTTACGGCTTCCTGGCCGCTTTTGTCGCCGTGGCCGCCGGTGCGGCTTTCATCCCCGATTCGGCCTTGGCCAGCATCTGCTGCCGCTACTGCGCCTCGGCGCAGCTCCAGACTCTGGTGAACGGTATCTTCGATCCGTCCAGCCTGGCTTACTTTCATTCTGGTGGCATCATGGTCATCGGCGGCTGGTTGTTTTTGGGTGGGTTATTCTGGAAAGGTGGGCGCGGTTGGTGCCTCTATGGTTGCCCGCTGGGGGCCATCTCCAACATCTCCCACTCGATCGGTGCCAAGATGGGTTTCACCTACAAGATCAAGCACGACACCTCCAAGTGCGTCGAATGCGGCAAGTGCGAGGAAGTCTGCCCGACCTGGGCGATAAACCGCGAGTCCGGACAACCAGCAGTCAACCGCCACACCTGCAACACCTGCCTGGAGTGCGTCAAGGAATGTCCCACCGGCTCCTACAAGTACACCAGGGGTTCATAA